The Allorhodopirellula heiligendammensis genome includes a window with the following:
- the rplL gene encoding 50S ribosomal protein L7/L12 — MSDEATAVAEYSAEAKELGDKIANMTLKQAKELSDYLKDEHGIEPASGGGAVMMAAGGDGGAAEAVEQTEFDVVLTSFGDKKLNVVKVVKNITGASLMEAKKLVEGAPATLKEAVSKEDAAKIKAEVEEAGGTVELK, encoded by the coding sequence ATGTCCGATGAAGCAACTGCGGTCGCCGAATACAGCGCCGAAGCCAAAGAACTCGGCGATAAGATCGCCAACATGACCCTGAAGCAAGCCAAAGAATTGAGCGACTACCTCAAGGATGAACACGGCATCGAGCCTGCATCCGGCGGTGGAGCTGTGATGATGGCAGCAGGCGGAGACGGCGGAGCAGCCGAAGCCGTTGAGCAAACTGAATTCGACGTCGTCCTGACCAGCTTCGGCGATAAGAAGCTGAACGTCGTCAAGGTCGTCAAGAACATCACCGGCGCTTCCCTGATGGAAGCCAAGAAATTGGTCGAAGGCGCTCCTGCGACCCTCAAAGAAGCTGTCTCGAAAGAAGACGCTGCGAAGATCAAAGCCGAAGTCGAAGAAGCCGGCGGTACCGTCGAACTCAAGTAG
- the hemE gene encoding uroporphyrinogen decarboxylase, translating to MPFSGLRIASLESRRAADMARLITKFGGDASVSPSMREVPIEPNRAAIDFAYRVITGEIPIMIFMTGGGFRYLLKSIEKHVQPQRFLDALSDITTICRGPKPTAAMREVGVTPTFRVPEPNTWRDLLKMIDEGIPIANQVVGVQEYGVTNTSLIAGLETRGAIPETVRVYGWEYPEDTKPLEANVRAIAAGERDMLLLTSAHQVVNMLRMADSLSLTDALRQGLEQTVVASIGPTTSDMLRESDIHVDMEPSHPKMGHLVSEAARDSAMLVEKRRVLSTGDPRLRVSVTDAEDQEPLTAIDDHPSQSSLFMKACRGEPTPRTPVWLMRQAGRYMQEYRSVRSQQSFLELCANPTLCSEVMCTAVDRLGVDAAIIFSDLLPILVPMGFDLEFVKGDGPVIHNPVRTAADIDRVKGLDNPQDLGFVYETVRQTRKDLPAGIPLIGFAGAPFTLASYAIEGGGSKQYAATKQLMRADDGGWSALMDRLTEAIIVYLNEQIAAGAQCVQLFDSWAGCLSAADYSRFVLPWMRQIIAGVTPGVPLINFATGNPELLPLLRGDRRTVVGVDWRIDMATAWKRIGHDISVQGNMDPTVLLTDPATIRAAAKELLDQVGGRPGHIFNLGHGVMQMTPVENAIELVKAVQELSVRDDSAEESDA from the coding sequence ATGCCTTTCTCTGGACTTCGCATTGCCTCGCTCGAAAGCCGTCGGGCGGCGGATATGGCTCGCCTGATCACGAAGTTTGGCGGGGACGCCAGTGTCAGCCCATCGATGCGTGAAGTTCCGATCGAGCCGAATCGGGCTGCGATTGACTTTGCCTATCGCGTGATCACGGGCGAGATCCCGATCATGATCTTCATGACGGGCGGTGGCTTCAGATATTTACTGAAAAGTATCGAAAAGCATGTTCAACCTCAGCGATTTCTCGATGCGTTGAGCGACATCACGACCATTTGCCGGGGCCCCAAGCCGACTGCGGCAATGCGTGAGGTGGGAGTCACACCGACATTCCGCGTGCCTGAGCCGAACACGTGGCGAGATCTACTCAAGATGATCGACGAGGGCATCCCGATCGCCAATCAGGTGGTCGGCGTGCAGGAGTATGGCGTGACCAACACATCGTTGATCGCGGGCCTGGAAACACGCGGCGCGATCCCCGAAACCGTACGGGTCTATGGCTGGGAATACCCCGAAGACACCAAGCCACTCGAGGCCAACGTCCGCGCGATCGCGGCGGGCGAGCGTGATATGCTGCTGCTGACCAGTGCCCATCAGGTCGTCAATATGCTCCGCATGGCCGATTCACTGAGCCTCACTGACGCATTGCGGCAGGGGCTCGAGCAAACCGTCGTCGCCTCGATTGGCCCCACGACGAGCGACATGCTTCGCGAGAGTGACATCCATGTCGACATGGAGCCGTCACACCCCAAGATGGGACACCTCGTCAGTGAAGCGGCTCGAGATTCGGCAATGCTTGTCGAAAAACGGCGAGTGCTATCCACAGGGGATCCGAGACTCCGCGTCAGCGTGACCGATGCCGAAGATCAAGAACCGCTGACGGCGATCGACGATCACCCCTCGCAGTCGAGCCTGTTCATGAAAGCGTGCCGGGGCGAACCCACGCCGCGGACGCCTGTGTGGTTGATGCGTCAGGCGGGGCGGTACATGCAAGAGTATCGATCCGTTCGCTCGCAGCAGAGCTTTCTCGAACTCTGTGCCAATCCGACTCTCTGCAGCGAAGTAATGTGCACAGCCGTCGATCGGCTGGGCGTCGATGCGGCAATCATCTTTTCGGATCTCTTGCCGATTCTCGTGCCGATGGGCTTCGATCTCGAATTCGTCAAAGGCGACGGCCCCGTCATCCATAACCCGGTCCGGACGGCAGCGGATATCGATCGCGTCAAAGGGCTGGACAATCCCCAAGACCTTGGTTTCGTCTACGAAACGGTGCGTCAAACACGAAAGGATTTGCCCGCAGGGATTCCACTGATTGGCTTTGCCGGTGCCCCGTTCACACTCGCCAGCTACGCGATCGAGGGCGGCGGCAGCAAGCAGTATGCAGCGACTAAACAACTGATGCGGGCCGACGATGGGGGCTGGTCGGCGCTGATGGATCGATTGACCGAAGCGATCATTGTGTATCTGAATGAACAGATTGCTGCCGGTGCACAGTGCGTGCAGTTATTCGACAGCTGGGCGGGCTGCTTGTCGGCTGCGGACTACAGCCGGTTCGTGTTGCCGTGGATGCGGCAGATCATCGCCGGTGTCACGCCCGGGGTACCGCTGATTAACTTTGCCACGGGAAATCCAGAGCTGCTACCACTGCTGCGCGGTGACCGCCGCACCGTCGTCGGCGTGGACTGGCGAATCGACATGGCGACCGCTTGGAAACGCATCGGCCACGACATTTCCGTCCAAGGGAACATGGATCCCACGGTACTGCTGACCGACCCAGCTACCATACGCGCGGCCGCGAAAGAGCTGCTTGATCAGGTCGGTGGCCGACCTGGACATATTTTCAACCTCGGGCACGGCGTGATGCAGATGACGCCGGTTGAGAATGCGATCGAACTGGTCAAAGCGGTCCAGGAGCTTTCGGTGCGGGACGATTCTGCCGAGGAGTCCGACGCGTGA
- a CDS encoding cofactor-independent phosphoglycerate mutase — MKYVIIIPDGCADEPLETLGGKTPLQAANLPTMDAIAAAGCVGVTDNTPADFPAGSEVANLCLLGYDPKEFFTGRAPIEAAATGIQLGPYDCAIRCNFVTVNDQIMMDFTAGHISTEEGSELLAELNKTLLGGDHPAISADLAKRLEFVSGVSYRNLLIYRGDAEHPSPFTPTTRSSAPHDLTDLSIADDFPRGPGSDVLVALMTASAEIFADHPINKTRSAAGKSTATNVWLWGSGGAPGLPTFDERYGLKGVMITAVDLLRGLASLAGWDRIEVDGATGYLDTNYAGKGQAAVKALDQYDIVCVHIEAPDEASHEGRADAKVEALEQIDQFIAAPLWKAASERDDVRILILPDHPTYCRTKKHTHGPVPLVMAGKSVTPDAAQTYDEVTANASGLIFDPGWIMMAKFLGRE, encoded by the coding sequence ATGAAGTATGTGATCATTATTCCCGACGGCTGTGCCGACGAACCGCTCGAAACCCTGGGCGGGAAGACGCCGCTGCAGGCCGCAAACTTGCCGACCATGGACGCGATTGCGGCGGCGGGATGCGTGGGCGTGACCGACAACACGCCCGCCGACTTTCCGGCCGGCAGCGAAGTCGCCAACCTGTGCCTATTGGGCTACGACCCGAAGGAATTCTTCACCGGTCGAGCGCCTATTGAAGCGGCGGCAACGGGTATCCAGCTGGGGCCGTACGACTGTGCGATTCGGTGTAATTTCGTCACGGTCAACGATCAGATCATGATGGATTTCACGGCCGGTCATATCAGCACCGAGGAAGGCAGCGAACTGCTCGCAGAGCTGAACAAAACGCTCCTCGGAGGTGACCACCCAGCGATTTCCGCAGACCTGGCCAAGCGACTGGAGTTCGTCAGCGGTGTCAGCTACCGCAACCTACTGATCTATCGCGGAGACGCCGAGCATCCATCGCCTTTCACGCCCACGACGCGTTCGTCGGCTCCACATGATCTGACGGACCTGTCGATCGCCGACGATTTTCCTCGCGGCCCTGGCAGCGATGTGCTGGTGGCCCTGATGACTGCGTCGGCAGAGATTTTCGCTGACCATCCGATTAATAAAACTCGCTCAGCGGCGGGCAAGTCGACTGCCACCAACGTGTGGTTGTGGGGCAGTGGCGGCGCGCCGGGACTACCGACATTCGACGAACGCTATGGACTAAAAGGCGTGATGATCACCGCTGTCGATCTGTTACGCGGATTGGCGTCTTTGGCGGGCTGGGATCGCATCGAAGTCGACGGGGCGACGGGATATCTCGATACGAATTACGCGGGCAAGGGACAGGCCGCCGTGAAGGCGTTGGACCAGTACGACATTGTGTGTGTCCATATCGAGGCTCCCGACGAAGCCTCCCACGAAGGCCGCGCCGACGCGAAGGTCGAAGCACTTGAGCAGATCGACCAATTCATCGCCGCTCCACTGTGGAAAGCCGCCAGCGAGCGTGACGACGTCCGCATCCTCATCTTGCCGGACCACCCGACGTACTGCCGCACGAAGAAACACACCCATGGCCCCGTGCCGTTGGTCATGGCGGGCAAGAGTGTCACACCTGATGCCGCACAGACCTATGACGAAGTGACCGCCAATGCCTCAGGTCTCATCTTCGATCCCGGCTGGATCATGATGGCAAAGTTCCTCGGTCGCGAGTGA
- a CDS encoding NADPH:quinone reductase, translating into MKAAFINATGSPDIIEFGDVPDPQLRPDQVLIRVEASSVNPIDTYVRGGVIAMELPTPYFPGCDAAGVVEAVGSAVKRFAVGDRVWTTNQGLLGRQGTFAEQIAVDEKWVYALPREVSFEDAAACALVGVTAHLGLFREAALEPGETVLVIGGSGGVGSLVVQMAAAHGARVIATAGSKEKADKVRSFGAEEVILYKDQSIPEQVQRFAPQGVNVLWETRREPDFASAVGMLAERGRMVLMAGRDAQPPFPVGPFYVKECSLHGFVMFKATPIEMRTAAEDLTRMLKSGKIRANIGARFPLDQAAAAHRLQESATLGDSDQLCGKVVVINSESSVS; encoded by the coding sequence ATGAAGGCCGCCTTCATCAACGCCACCGGTTCTCCCGATATTATCGAGTTCGGCGATGTGCCTGACCCCCAACTGCGTCCAGATCAGGTGCTGATCCGCGTCGAAGCGAGCTCCGTCAACCCGATCGATACTTATGTTCGCGGGGGCGTCATCGCCATGGAATTGCCGACGCCGTATTTCCCCGGCTGTGACGCCGCGGGCGTTGTGGAAGCGGTGGGCTCGGCAGTCAAGCGATTCGCGGTCGGCGACCGCGTATGGACGACCAATCAGGGTTTGCTCGGACGCCAAGGCACGTTTGCCGAGCAGATCGCAGTCGACGAGAAATGGGTGTACGCACTTCCGCGCGAAGTTTCCTTCGAGGATGCGGCCGCATGTGCGTTGGTAGGGGTGACGGCGCATCTCGGTCTGTTCCGTGAAGCAGCATTGGAGCCCGGCGAGACCGTGCTGGTAATCGGAGGCAGCGGAGGCGTGGGCTCACTCGTCGTCCAAATGGCAGCGGCTCACGGTGCCCGCGTGATTGCGACCGCCGGCAGCAAAGAGAAGGCGGACAAGGTTCGCAGCTTTGGGGCCGAAGAGGTCATTCTCTACAAGGATCAGTCGATCCCCGAGCAAGTCCAGCGATTCGCCCCCCAAGGTGTCAACGTACTGTGGGAAACCCGACGTGAACCCGACTTCGCCTCCGCTGTGGGGATGCTGGCCGAGCGGGGCCGGATGGTGCTGATGGCCGGACGCGATGCGCAGCCCCCGTTTCCGGTCGGCCCCTTTTACGTTAAGGAGTGTTCCCTGCATGGGTTTGTCATGTTCAAGGCCACCCCGATCGAAATGCGGACTGCCGCCGAAGATCTCACTCGCATGCTGAAGTCTGGCAAGATCCGCGCAAACATCGGTGCGAGGTTCCCGCTCGATCAAGCCGCCGCCGCGCACCGCTTGCAAGAATCCGCCACGCTGGGTGATAGCGATCAACTGTGCGGCAAGGTTGTCGTGATCAACAGCGAAAGCAGCGTATCATGA
- the hisI gene encoding phosphoribosyl-AMP cyclohydrolase has translation MSDLPASLPNFAAGVLCEASGDRLLPAIAQDVNSGRVLMLAWMNESAWKETLSTGRAVYFSRSRGKLWRKGETSGHQQLVRRVQVDCDADTILLHVDQTGAACHEGYASCFFRSVGADNSIEIHEPRLVDPADVYG, from the coding sequence ATGAGCGACTTACCCGCGTCGCTGCCCAACTTCGCTGCCGGCGTGCTATGCGAAGCCAGCGGAGACCGACTGTTACCAGCGATTGCCCAGGACGTTAATTCTGGCCGCGTGCTGATGCTCGCATGGATGAATGAATCCGCCTGGAAAGAGACACTCAGTACCGGCCGCGCGGTTTACTTCAGTCGCTCGCGTGGCAAGCTATGGCGTAAGGGTGAAACGAGTGGTCACCAGCAACTCGTCCGTCGCGTGCAGGTCGACTGCGATGCCGATACGATCTTGCTGCATGTGGACCAAACCGGTGCCGCCTGCCACGAAGGCTACGCCAGTTGTTTTTTCCGCAGTGTGGGTGCGGATAATTCAATCGAGATTCACGAGCCAAGACTCGTTGATCCTGCAGACGTCTACGGTTGA
- the rplA gene encoding 50S ribosomal protein L1, with protein sequence MPKQSKRYRSALAKQPKELQPLPKAVETLKTYDATKFDQTVEVHMRLGVDPNQADQIIRGSLVLPHGIGKTQRVVVFAKGDQAKAAEAAGADEVGQEDLAKKIKDGFTDFDVCIAAPDMMGLVGPLGRVLGPRGLMPSPRAGTVTADVGKVVGEYKAGKVEFRNDKGGNVHAMVGKMSFDSQKLEENITAFVDYISGMKPQSIKGTYIKGVAICATMTPSVRVLT encoded by the coding sequence ATGCCAAAACAATCCAAGCGGTATCGCTCCGCGCTCGCTAAACAACCCAAAGAGCTTCAGCCGCTTCCCAAGGCGGTGGAGACGCTCAAGACCTACGACGCGACGAAGTTTGACCAAACGGTCGAAGTTCACATGCGTTTGGGTGTTGATCCCAACCAAGCGGATCAAATCATTCGCGGTTCACTCGTACTGCCCCACGGCATCGGCAAGACGCAACGCGTCGTCGTGTTTGCCAAGGGCGATCAAGCCAAGGCTGCTGAAGCGGCTGGTGCTGACGAAGTCGGCCAAGAAGACCTCGCTAAAAAAATCAAAGACGGCTTTACTGACTTTGATGTCTGTATCGCTGCTCCCGACATGATGGGCTTGGTCGGCCCACTTGGTCGTGTGCTCGGCCCTCGTGGCCTGATGCCTAGCCCTCGTGCTGGAACCGTGACCGCCGACGTCGGCAAGGTCGTTGGTGAATACAAGGCTGGTAAAGTCGAGTTCCGCAATGACAAGGGCGGAAACGTCCATGCGATGGTCGGCAAGATGAGTTTCGACTCACAAAAACTCGAAGAGAATATCACCGCGTTCGTTGATTACATCTCTGGAATGAAGCCCCAGTCCATCAAGGGCACGTACATCAAAGGCGTTGCCATCTGTGCAACGATGACCCCCAGCGTCCGAGTCCTTACCTAA
- a CDS encoding formylmethanofuran dehydrogenase, with product MTSIVCPLCPLHCDDVQIDDQGLLAANGCPIVASALPVEHSPPDRAEFVISSEPSRPLRVVTTGVDLLTARQLASWQAAGRISLTIESDPSIEALLQTASRDGIVSATLADVATHADLVWMIGRVDQTWPRITEKLRLGSSDSNAKQVQRFSQCTADELTGLATAIENGEASSSATGELARNANHWMSSKYAAILVGPGAFASGEESLSATMLARLARLRNAKERCVLLTLDAAATLRSVCLWSSNTSPDATDAGGQTDAGRQEVEFDLRIGSPLSTESRTAKVQLGGSDPGPALAGAYRASAVAGLHRPSMVIRGDGSVSLPLAAPAKVNLLSVAQFLDDNLRDDLLRQPS from the coding sequence GTGACGAGCATCGTCTGCCCGCTGTGCCCCCTACACTGCGACGATGTTCAAATCGATGATCAGGGATTGCTGGCGGCGAACGGTTGCCCGATCGTCGCGTCAGCCCTCCCGGTGGAGCATTCACCACCTGACCGGGCTGAATTTGTGATTTCGAGTGAACCGTCCAGGCCACTTCGCGTCGTCACGACAGGCGTCGATCTGTTGACGGCGAGACAATTAGCGAGCTGGCAAGCGGCGGGACGGATTTCGCTGACGATCGAGTCCGATCCGAGCATCGAGGCGTTGTTGCAGACGGCCAGCCGGGACGGGATTGTCTCGGCCACGCTCGCCGATGTCGCGACCCATGCGGATCTCGTGTGGATGATTGGCCGCGTCGATCAAACCTGGCCACGAATTACTGAAAAACTGCGACTGGGCAGCAGCGACTCCAATGCGAAACAAGTGCAGCGGTTCTCGCAATGCACCGCCGATGAGCTCACAGGTCTGGCCACTGCCATCGAAAATGGGGAAGCCTCATCATCCGCGACCGGTGAACTGGCCAGAAATGCGAACCACTGGATGTCGTCCAAGTACGCCGCCATACTGGTTGGTCCGGGAGCCTTTGCCAGCGGTGAGGAATCGCTCAGTGCAACCATGCTGGCACGTTTAGCTCGCCTCCGCAACGCGAAGGAACGCTGCGTGCTGCTGACGCTGGATGCGGCTGCAACGCTGCGAAGTGTTTGCTTGTGGAGCAGTAACACGAGTCCTGACGCGACGGACGCCGGCGGTCAAACGGACGCGGGCCGTCAAGAAGTCGAATTTGATCTCCGAATAGGTTCGCCGCTCAGCACTGAATCCCGGACCGCAAAAGTACAGCTTGGCGGCTCCGATCCCGGCCCAGCACTCGCCGGCGCGTACCGAGCCAGTGCGGTCGCGGGACTGCATCGCCCCAGCATGGTAATTCGCGGCGACGGCTCGGTTTCACTGCCATTGGCAGCTCCGGCGAAAGTGAATTTATTAAGTGTAGCGCAGTTCCTCGACGACAATTTGCGGGACGACCTTTTGAGACAACCATCTTGA
- the rplJ gene encoding 50S ribosomal protein L10, translating into MSKYVKELVTRDLKRRFEGVSDAVLVTYTGMDANTTNELRGELSEKNIHMMVVKNSLARRATEGSTLAPAFDDTRGQVAVMWGADDFVSLVKEVVRLDKDSEKYDEFTATGGVMDGERLDSDGVKAISKWPSREEQVSMLVGQILSPGANLSGALLGPGRTLNSQIKSKGEGDES; encoded by the coding sequence ATGAGTAAATACGTTAAAGAGCTGGTCACCCGTGACCTGAAGCGTCGTTTCGAAGGGGTCTCCGATGCTGTGTTGGTGACTTACACCGGCATGGACGCGAATACCACCAACGAATTGCGTGGCGAACTCAGCGAGAAAAACATCCACATGATGGTTGTTAAGAACTCGCTGGCTCGTCGGGCAACCGAAGGCTCCACGCTCGCCCCTGCGTTCGATGACACCCGTGGTCAAGTCGCAGTGATGTGGGGAGCGGATGACTTTGTCTCGCTCGTCAAAGAAGTCGTGCGGCTGGATAAAGACAGCGAAAAATACGACGAGTTCACCGCCACTGGCGGTGTCATGGATGGCGAACGCCTCGACTCCGATGGTGTCAAGGCGATCAGCAAGTGGCCCAGTCGCGAAGAGCAAGTCTCGATGCTGGTTGGTCAAATCCTTTCGCCGGGTGCCAACCTCAGCGGTGCGTTGCTCGGTCCTGGGCGTACGCTCAACAGCCAAATCAAGAGCAAGGGCGAAGGCGACGAGTCGTAA
- a CDS encoding MFS transporter, which produces MSTPAASIASSDPSPSPPAIEQTALKVLAAISVAHMLNDIIQSLIPATYPLLRDSLQLSYGDIGLITFAFQLTASLLQPFVGMYTDRKPKPYSLAIGMGLTLFGLLFFSQARSLITLMASASLIGMGSSIFHPEASRMAHMAAGGRHGFAQSLFQVGGNFGTSLGPLLAAAIIFPFGQTSIAWFALIALVGIIVLTKVGAWYHARLASRAAKGVSSKPQRHSYLTRRQVTGAMGVLVALVLSKYIYLVSFTSYYALYMEDKFGVTKQQSQLCSFAFLFAVAVGTFAGGPLGDRFGRKVVIWFSILGVAPFALALPHAGLIGTIVLTVFIGVILASAFSAILVFAQELLPGRVGAVAGLFFGFAFGISAIAAALLGAWADHTSLENVFQMCAYLPLMGIITAFLPKLESPAP; this is translated from the coding sequence ATGAGCACGCCCGCCGCATCGATCGCGTCCAGCGATCCCTCCCCGTCTCCGCCGGCAATCGAGCAGACTGCGTTGAAGGTGCTCGCAGCGATTAGTGTCGCTCACATGCTCAACGACATCATTCAGTCGTTGATTCCAGCAACCTATCCGTTGCTGCGTGATTCGTTGCAATTGAGCTACGGCGACATTGGTCTGATCACGTTTGCCTTCCAGCTGACCGCGTCATTGCTGCAGCCGTTTGTAGGGATGTACACCGACCGCAAACCCAAGCCGTATTCGCTGGCGATCGGCATGGGATTGACCCTCTTTGGATTGTTGTTTTTCTCACAGGCGCGATCGCTAATCACGTTGATGGCTTCCGCTTCCCTGATTGGCATGGGATCGAGCATTTTCCATCCCGAAGCGTCGCGGATGGCTCATATGGCAGCCGGTGGACGGCACGGGTTCGCGCAGTCGTTGTTCCAAGTCGGTGGTAACTTTGGGACTTCGCTAGGACCACTGCTGGCCGCGGCAATCATTTTTCCATTTGGCCAGACCTCGATCGCTTGGTTTGCACTGATCGCGCTGGTGGGAATCATCGTACTGACCAAGGTCGGGGCGTGGTATCACGCAAGACTCGCCAGTCGTGCAGCGAAAGGTGTCTCGTCGAAACCGCAAAGACACAGCTACCTCACCCGGCGCCAAGTCACCGGTGCCATGGGCGTGCTGGTGGCACTTGTGTTGTCGAAGTACATCTATCTGGTGAGTTTCACCAGCTACTACGCTCTCTACATGGAAGACAAATTTGGCGTTACGAAACAGCAGTCTCAACTTTGTTCGTTTGCGTTCTTGTTTGCTGTGGCGGTGGGGACGTTTGCCGGTGGTCCGCTAGGTGATCGCTTTGGGCGAAAGGTCGTGATCTGGTTTTCGATTCTGGGTGTCGCACCCTTTGCACTGGCGTTGCCTCACGCGGGATTGATCGGAACGATTGTGCTGACGGTCTTCATTGGAGTGATCTTGGCATCAGCCTTCTCCGCGATCCTGGTGTTCGCGCAGGAGCTATTACCAGGACGCGTGGGCGCGGTGGCAGGCCTATTCTTCGGATTCGCATTTGGGATCAGCGCAATCGCTGCGGCTCTGCTGGGAGCGTGGGCAGATCATACGAGTCTCGAGAACGTTTTCCAGATGTGTGCGTATCTACCATTGATGGGGATCATCACCGCGTTCTTGCCGAAGCTAGAATCACCAGCACCGTAG
- a CDS encoding TIGR04255 family protein, with translation MTAETPTFESPPIVEFVLGIQFDALAGLSSAHYGQFWDVIGRDDWTGPRDQPPIQEAFERFDRKPIAAELKLQLESTPPLPRLTLISANEERDRLIQFQPTRLHLNWRSVKAKSSYPSYKALIVEFEKAVGQLHRFCENIGIAPPQINQWEITYVDRFPRGELWESPSDWGKILPGLFPNEEPATADGLKMDGRALQWAFEITPKLGRLHVNTSVTRGPDPSDEALMLTLTSRGPLHSGETPTYRDGLDLGHRTSVNQFLALVDDDLRKDWGEKDK, from the coding sequence ATGACCGCTGAAACTCCCACCTTTGAATCACCACCGATCGTCGAGTTTGTACTTGGGATTCAGTTTGATGCGTTGGCGGGGCTGAGTTCTGCCCATTACGGGCAATTCTGGGACGTCATTGGCCGCGATGACTGGACGGGTCCAAGAGACCAGCCGCCAATTCAAGAAGCTTTTGAACGATTTGATCGCAAGCCCATCGCAGCCGAGCTGAAGTTGCAACTTGAGTCGACGCCGCCGCTGCCAAGACTAACCCTCATCAGCGCAAACGAAGAACGCGACCGCTTGATTCAGTTTCAACCGACTCGCTTGCACCTGAATTGGCGTAGCGTCAAAGCGAAGTCGTCCTATCCGAGCTACAAAGCACTGATCGTTGAATTTGAGAAAGCGGTTGGCCAACTGCACCGTTTCTGCGAAAATATAGGAATCGCTCCTCCGCAAATTAACCAGTGGGAAATCACCTACGTCGACCGATTCCCACGCGGAGAGCTCTGGGAATCACCCTCCGACTGGGGCAAAATTTTGCCGGGTCTTTTCCCAAACGAAGAGCCAGCAACGGCGGATGGCTTAAAGATGGACGGGCGAGCACTTCAATGGGCGTTTGAGATCACGCCAAAGCTTGGACGATTGCACGTAAATACTTCAGTCACTCGTGGTCCTGACCCAAGCGACGAAGCCTTGATGCTGACACTAACGTCGCGCGGTCCACTTCATTCAGGCGAAACACCGACTTACCGCGATGGGCTAGACTTAGGTCATCGCACTTCCGTCAATCAGTTTTTGGCTCTGGTCGATGACGACTTGAGAAAAGACTGGGGAGAAAAGGACAAATGA